The segment GGAGGGGCCGAAGTTCTACAAGCGCAACGGCTACTATTACATCTTTGCCCCGGCCGGTGGCGTGTCTACAGGTTGGCAACTGGTGCTGCGCTCTAAAAACGTGTATGGCCCTTACGAAGAGAAAATAGTTATGGACCAGGGCCAGACGCCTATAAATGGTCCGCACCAAGGCGCTTGGGTAGACACCAAATCAGGTGAAGACTGGTTTTTCCATTTTCAGGACAAGGAGGCATACGGCCGCGTGGTGCACCTGCAGCCCATGAAGTGGGTGAATGACTGGCCCGTGATTGGCGAAGACAAAGACGGGGACGGCAAAGGCCAGCCGGTGCTCACCTACAAAAAGCCGAACGTGGGCAAAACCTACCCCGTCATGACGCCCGCCGAGTCTGATGAGTTTAACAACCACACATTAGGCTTGCAGTGGCAGTGGCACGCCAACCCCAAAGCCACCTGGGCCTTCGCCTCCAACAAAGGCCACCTGCGCCTTTTCACCGATCAGATGCCAGAGGGCGGCAAAAACCTGTGGGATGTGCCCAACCTGCTGCTCCAGAAATTCCCCGGCGAGACCTTCACCGTCACCACCAAACTCAAGTTCACTCCCAACCCTAAGCTGGAAAATGAGCGCACGGGCTTGGTAGTGATGGGTCTGGATTATGGCTTTGTATCTGTACTCAGCAAGAAAGACGGCCTGTACCTTACCTACAATACCGCTCAGAAAGCCGACAAAGGCACGTCTGAAAAAGAGCAAGTTTTGGGAAAACTCACCGGAAACGAAGTGCAGTTCCGAGTACAGGTAAGCCCGGGGGCCAAGTGCCAGTTCAGCTACTCAGAAGACGGGCAGAACTTCAAGAACGCAGGCACGCCATTTACCGCCACAGTCGGCAAATGGATAGGCGCCAAAGTGGGTTTGTTTGCCCTCAGAGATGACAAAACCAATGACTCCGGCTTCGCCGATTACGACTGGTTTAGGTTCTCTAAGTAGCCGTTCCAGCGTTTAGGGGCTGTTTTAGAGAAAGCAGGTCCTAACTAACATAAACAAGAATAGAGGAATAAAGCTTCAGGATCGTGTGACTTGAGGCAGAGAAAAAGAATTTAAATAGTAAAGATATGAGCATGAAAAAGGTAATTTCCAGCAAGTTCCTGTTGACGTTGGGACTAGTAAGTGCATTCCAGTTCTCGTGCCAGCGCGAAACTTCTGCGCCGGCAGCCAGTACGTCTTCCACCAATGCCACCACGGCTGGGGTAAATGTTTCCAATGCCAGTGTTGACGCTACTATTTATGATGGCATTGAGTTTGACATGCCCAAGGTGAAGGAAACCAAGTTTCCCAACTATAGCGTGAGCATCACTAAATATGGCGCCGTAGGCGATGGCATCACTAAAAACACCCAGGCCTTTGAACAGGCTATTGCCGATGTGTCAGCGAAAGGCGGTGGACGCGTGGTGATCCCGCGCGGACTGTGGTTGACTGGACCAATTGTAATGAAGAGCAACATTGACCTGCACGCGGAGGCTGGTTCTATGGTAATTTTTAGCCGTGACTTTGATGATTATCCTTTGGTTCAAACCAGTTTTGAAGGGTTGAACACCTGGCGGTGCCAATCGCCTATTTCAGGAAATAACCTGGAGAACATCGCGATCACTGGTGATGGTACTTTTGACGGAAACGGTGATGCATGGCGCCCGGTGAAGAAAAGTAAGATGACCGATGCCCAGTGGAAAACCCTGACTAAAACCGGAGTATTGAGCGAAGATGGTAAAACGTGGTATCCTACAGCAATCTCCCGGAAAGCAGATGCCAAGGATAATTTTAACGTGCCTAACTTCAAAACCAAAGCAGAGTTTGAAGCGGTGAAAGATTACCTGCGTCCGGTATTGTTGAGTCTGGTAAACTGCAAAACCGTGCTGTTGGACGGGCCTACCTTCCAGAACTCACCGGCCTGGAACTTGCACCCGCTTATGTGCCAGGACATTATCTTGAGAAACCTGAACGTGCGTAACCCTTGGTACTCGCAGAATGGCGATGGTCTGGACCTGGAGTCGTGCAAAAACGCGCTGGTGTACAACAACACCTTTGACGTAGGCGATGATGCCATCTGCTTTAAATCAGGCAAAGACAAAGACGGTCGTGACAGAGGCGTACCTACTGAAAACGTGATCGTGAAAAACAATGTGGTGTACCACGGCCACGGCGGTTTTGTGGTGGGCAGTGAGATGTCTGGTGGGGTAAAAAACGTGCACGTGTCTAACTGTACTTTCATGGGTACTGACATTGGGTTGCGTTTCAAAAGTACCCGCGGCAGAGGCGGTGTAGTAGAGAACATCTGGATCTCCAACATTGACATGATCAACATTCCTACCCAAGCTATCAGCTTCAACTTGTTTTACGGCGGTAACTCGCCGGTATTGGAAGAAGACCAGAAAGCCAGCACCGAAGCCCGGGTAGAAAAACTGGTACCAGTTACGGAGGAAACGCCTTCGTTCAAAAACATCTGGATGCGCAACATTACCGTTTCTGGCGCTGATGAGGCAGTTGCCTTACAAGGACTTCCTGAAATGAACCTGCAAAACGTTAGCCTTGAAAATGCTTTCCTGAAAGCCAGAAAAGGTATATCGGCGGTAGATGCATCAGGCATTGTGCTGAAGAACGTGAAGGTAATCACCGAAAAAGGCCCGGCCCTCACCATCTATAACAGCAAGGACATCAACGTGCAGGGGTTGTCTTTCAACCAGACCAAGGAACCTGCGGTGAAAGTAATGGGACCTTTAACCAAGAATGTGAAGCTTAACAACAAAGACTTTTCAAGTGCGACCACCCAAATCTCCAAAGGGAAAGATTTAGGGAAAGCGGCTGTTTCTATGCAATAATCTAAAAAGAGGGCCTAAAACAGGCTCTCTTTTTTTTGTGAATACTTATGATTGTTGATTTCAATATTTTGAATAAAAAGGTACTAGCCGCACTCTTCTTGGTTTGCAGCCTAGCAGTGATGTCTTTTGCACCTTTCAAAAAGAAGATTGTAAGAGTGTACCTCATTGGAGATTCTACTGTGGCAGATTACTCTGACTATGATGGCGAAGATTACCTAAACAAGCGTTACCCGATCATGGGGTGGGGACAGGTTTTTAAGCCGTTTTTAGCAAAAGACAGCCTAAACAAAGTAAAGCATCTGATTAAAGCCGACAGCGTTATTCTGCTGGATAAGGCCCGGGGTGGACGCAGCACGCGTACTTTCTTTGAGGAAGGCCGTTGGGCGCAGGTGTACAAAGACCTTAAAAAGAATGATGTGGTCATGATTCAGTTCGGGCACAATGATGCCGCGGTAGACAAGCCTGAACGGTTCGTGACCATTCAAGGCTACAAAGAATTTCTTCGCCTGTATATCAATCAGACCCGCGAGAAAGGTGCCTACCCCATCTTGTTAACTCCGGTAGCCCGCAACTATCCCTGGAAAGACGGCAAGATTGGCAACGTACACGGCGAGTACCCACAGGCGGTGAAAGACGTGGCCAAGGAATTGAATGTGCCTTTGATTGATTTGCAGCAACTGTCCATTGATTCATTTTCCGCAAAAGGGCAAGAATACGTAACTGCTAATTACTTTATGAATCTTCCGGCAGGCCAATACAAAAACTACCCCGAAGGGCAGAAGGACAATACGCATTTCCAACCCGCCGGTGCCAAGGAAGTTGCCAGATTGGTATTTGAGGGAATGAAAAATTTAAAATAGCCTCCTTTTAATAAGCCTGGGTAGGCTCCTAAAATGTTAAAAGCGTTTCACCTCTGTTTTTCTGAATACAGAGGTGAAACGCTTTTCTTTTTGTCTTTTGTCAGAAGACGAAAGACTTATCACTGAAAGTGCTTCCACAAGAGGTGACAAGAACTATTTTTCAAATAAGGTATCAAAGCATACTTCATGATAGGTTAATGCCAGGTGGCAGGTACTTACTAAATGAATCAAAAAAGAGGGTTTTTAGAAAATATCAAAAATTTGGCAGAAGATTGCTTGTGATTTGAGGAAAATACAATTAACTTTCCTTTATAAGGAAAAAACGAAATGAGGTGGGTTGTGAAGGACCTATTTTTTTTAGAAGGTTTGTGCAATCGATTGTCTTAATAAGGGCAGGCAGGACTTGTAGAAAGGTGGGGGAAAGTGGAAGTATAGGAGTTTTTTGAAATACACTCCTTCAAGTACCCGGACCTTCCCAGGGTTATTCCTTCAAGTAGCAGAAGTTTTAGATGTTTTAATAGATTTTATTACTATACATCACATTCCTCCATATGGTATTTTTAGTTTTGCTCTTCCTTCTTCTCACCTTAGGGTTTAATTCTTTACTAGGTTTTCTTAATAAAATTAAAGGTTTTTTATTAAATAAAAGGACTGAAACATTAGACTGCCGCTATTCTCCTGTTATTTGCAGCATCGGTAAAATCCTTCATTTCATAGAAGTTGGAAAGGAACCTGCTTACCTGCTTCAAAGGGTTTCTCCGGCAAGAACTAGGGAATCCCCTTTCTTAAGAAACCTCTAAAATATACCTGAAAACAATCCTGTTATACATCGGCAAAAGCAAAATCATAAGAAGATTAGTGCAATCGATTGCTCTTTTTGGATTTTAACAATAGTAGCCTTGGTGTGCAAGTGTTACTTGCCGCTTAACAATACTAACCGAATACCTAACCTATACACTGTTCATTTTATCACCTTAAATCATTTCACCTATGAGAAGTACTTTACTTAAAAGGATTAGATTTTTATTAGTAATTCCGTTGGTGGTTCTCACCATTTTGGGCGCGGCAGCCCAGGGAAGAACGGTAACTGGAAAAGTGGTAGATGAAAAAGGAGAGGCCTTGATTGGCGTTACAGTTCTATTGAAAGGCACTTCTTCGGCCACTGCTACAGACACAGATGGAAGCTTTTCTTTGAATGTTCCTTCAGAAACCGGAACTCTGGTTCTTTCTTATGTAGGGTTCGTAACCCAGGAGGTTCCTCTCAATGGCAGAACTACCGTGAACGTTAAGTTAGTTTCAGACTCCAAAACCTTTGACGAGGTAGTGGTGATTGGCTATGGTACCGTGAAAAAATCAGATTTGACTGGTTC is part of the Rufibacter tibetensis genome and harbors:
- a CDS encoding glycoside hydrolase family 28 protein, which codes for MSMKKVISSKFLLTLGLVSAFQFSCQRETSAPAASTSSTNATTAGVNVSNASVDATIYDGIEFDMPKVKETKFPNYSVSITKYGAVGDGITKNTQAFEQAIADVSAKGGGRVVIPRGLWLTGPIVMKSNIDLHAEAGSMVIFSRDFDDYPLVQTSFEGLNTWRCQSPISGNNLENIAITGDGTFDGNGDAWRPVKKSKMTDAQWKTLTKTGVLSEDGKTWYPTAISRKADAKDNFNVPNFKTKAEFEAVKDYLRPVLLSLVNCKTVLLDGPTFQNSPAWNLHPLMCQDIILRNLNVRNPWYSQNGDGLDLESCKNALVYNNTFDVGDDAICFKSGKDKDGRDRGVPTENVIVKNNVVYHGHGGFVVGSEMSGGVKNVHVSNCTFMGTDIGLRFKSTRGRGGVVENIWISNIDMINIPTQAISFNLFYGGNSPVLEEDQKASTEARVEKLVPVTEETPSFKNIWMRNITVSGADEAVALQGLPEMNLQNVSLENAFLKARKGISAVDASGIVLKNVKVITEKGPALTIYNSKDINVQGLSFNQTKEPAVKVMGPLTKNVKLNNKDFSSATTQISKGKDLGKAAVSMQ
- a CDS encoding rhamnogalacturonan acetylesterase codes for the protein MSFAPFKKKIVRVYLIGDSTVADYSDYDGEDYLNKRYPIMGWGQVFKPFLAKDSLNKVKHLIKADSVILLDKARGGRSTRTFFEEGRWAQVYKDLKKNDVVMIQFGHNDAAVDKPERFVTIQGYKEFLRLYINQTREKGAYPILLTPVARNYPWKDGKIGNVHGEYPQAVKDVAKELNVPLIDLQQLSIDSFSAKGQEYVTANYFMNLPAGQYKNYPEGQKDNTHFQPAGAKEVARLVFEGMKNLK
- a CDS encoding glycoside hydrolase family 43 protein encodes the protein MKIRYYTAGFLFLMACQTEKSSPTVSSSPAVSSNEVSNVWVSDKGDGTFQNPVLDADYSDPDVVRVGDDFYMTSSSFSSIPGLQILHSKDMINWKIIGYALDRLPPYDHFAKPQHGNGVWAPAIRHHKGEFYIYWGDPDFGIYMVKTNNPAGRWDAPVLVMEGKGLIDSCPLWDEDGNTYLVHGWAGSRAGIKSMLTVNRMNPEGTKVLDEGVMVFDGHDAHPTVEGPKFYKRNGYYYIFAPAGGVSTGWQLVLRSKNVYGPYEEKIVMDQGQTPINGPHQGAWVDTKSGEDWFFHFQDKEAYGRVVHLQPMKWVNDWPVIGEDKDGDGKGQPVLTYKKPNVGKTYPVMTPAESDEFNNHTLGLQWQWHANPKATWAFASNKGHLRLFTDQMPEGGKNLWDVPNLLLQKFPGETFTVTTKLKFTPNPKLENERTGLVVMGLDYGFVSVLSKKDGLYLTYNTAQKADKGTSEKEQVLGKLTGNEVQFRVQVSPGAKCQFSYSEDGQNFKNAGTPFTATVGKWIGAKVGLFALRDDKTNDSGFADYDWFRFSK